Proteins from a genomic interval of Pseudomonadota bacterium:
- a CDS encoding type II toxin-antitoxin system HicA family toxin, translating to MTRMPQITAKKLVSFLKKQGFAEIRQSGSHLTLFHEERRIAVTVPTHTGCDLGRGLATRILKDAGFCTEDFTQLK from the coding sequence ATGACCCGGATGCCGCAGATCACAGCCAAGAAGCTCGTCTCGTTTCTGAAGAAGCAGGGGTTCGCCGAAATCCGGCAGTCCGGAAGCCATCTCACGCTGTTTCACGAGGAGCGGCGGATCGCGGTGACCGTGCCGACCCATACGGGTTGCGACCTCGGGCGTGGCCTCGCGACGCGCATTCTCAAGGACGCCGGCTTTTGCACCGAGGATTTCACACAGCTGAAATGA
- a CDS encoding type II toxin-antitoxin system HicB family antitoxin — translation MKFYNFEVVIEKEPDGVGYLAYSPTLPGCFSNGLTVEEAKRNIREAVQQHLAALLDKGEAIPQFERIVHVEEISVGMPA, via the coding sequence ATGAAGTTCTATAATTTCGAGGTGGTCATCGAGAAGGAGCCCGACGGCGTCGGGTACCTCGCATACAGCCCGACTCTTCCCGGCTGCTTCAGCAACGGGCTGACCGTCGAGGAGGCGAAACGGAACATCCGAGAAGCGGTCCAGCAGCACCTGGCGGCGCTTCTCGATAAAGGCGAGGCGATCCCTCAGTTCGAGCGCATCGTTCACGTCGAGGAGATATCCGTGGGCATGCCCGCATGA